A window of the Janthinobacterium agaricidamnosum NBRC 102515 = DSM 9628 genome harbors these coding sequences:
- a CDS encoding response regulator: MKVLVVDDDVVSRMVLMHLVDSCGTFDIVEAEDGEDAWQQLQNGLRPAICFCDVRMPRLSGMELLARVKADPALQDMPLVLVSSATDRETVQHAALSGAAGYIVKPFQVDQVRLHLDASLGRADGAQHAAEAPRLTQQRLGINAERLLVYLAGFQNQLAAASGELDALLARGEHAEAQARVDRLHVGCVTLGLNGAARALAGLAPGGLSSDTLQAVLADVVGTVIHQSGLVRRQSMEN, translated from the coding sequence ATGAAAGTTTTGGTGGTGGACGACGATGTCGTGTCGCGCATGGTGTTGATGCATCTGGTCGACAGTTGCGGCACGTTTGATATCGTGGAAGCCGAGGATGGCGAGGATGCGTGGCAGCAGTTGCAAAACGGCTTGCGTCCGGCGATCTGCTTTTGCGATGTGCGCATGCCGCGTTTATCCGGCATGGAATTGCTGGCCAGGGTCAAGGCCGATCCGGCGCTGCAAGACATGCCGCTGGTGCTGGTCTCATCGGCCACCGACCGCGAAACGGTGCAGCATGCGGCGCTGTCGGGCGCGGCCGGTTATATCGTCAAGCCATTCCAGGTCGACCAGGTGCGCTTGCACCTGGACGCCAGCCTGGGCCGGGCTGACGGCGCGCAGCACGCGGCCGAAGCGCCCCGGCTGACCCAGCAGCGGCTCGGCATCAACGCCGAACGGTTGCTGGTCTACCTGGCCGGCTTCCAGAACCAGCTGGCGGCCGCCAGCGGCGAACTGGACGCCTTGCTGGCGCGCGGCGAGCATGCCGAGGCGCAGGCGCGGGTCGACCGGCTGCATGTCGGCTGCGTGACATTGGGCCTGAACGGCGCGGCGCGCGCACTGGCCGGCCTGGCGCCGGGCGGCTTGTCCAGCGATACGCTGCAAGCGGTGCTGGCCGACGTGGTGGGCACCGTGATCCACCAGTCCGGCCTGGTGCGCCGGCAAAGCATGGAAAACTGA